One genomic region from Streptomyces sp. NBC_00457 encodes:
- a CDS encoding dihydrodipicolinate synthase family protein, translating to MKLPTPLSGVVPPVCTPLTPDGEVDVDSLLRLVDHLIDGGVDGLFVLGSSSEAAFLTDGQRGLVVKAVAAHLGGRLPLLAGAIDMTTPRVLDHVAAVTQEGADAVVVTAPFYTRTHRAEIARHYRRIAAASPVPVVAYDLPMAVHTKLPADLVLELAADGVLAGLKDSSGDLGGFRTVVTGARTHPGLTGFSVLTGSEVIVDAALALGADGAVPGLANVDPHGYVRLYRLCRAGDWDRARAEQERLCGLFGMVGVGDPARMGGGSSALGAFKAALHLRGVIACGATAEPQVPLAEDEVERVGKHLAAAGLL from the coding sequence ATGAAACTCCCCACCCCGCTGTCCGGAGTGGTCCCGCCCGTCTGCACGCCCCTGACGCCGGACGGCGAGGTGGACGTGGACTCGCTGCTCAGGCTGGTCGACCATCTCATCGACGGCGGGGTGGACGGGCTGTTCGTGCTCGGGTCGTCCTCGGAGGCCGCGTTTCTGACGGACGGGCAGCGCGGGCTGGTCGTGAAGGCGGTGGCGGCGCATCTGGGCGGGCGGCTGCCGCTGTTGGCCGGCGCGATCGACATGACGACACCGCGGGTGCTGGACCATGTGGCGGCGGTGACGCAGGAGGGCGCGGACGCGGTCGTCGTGACGGCGCCCTTCTACACGCGCACCCACCGCGCGGAGATCGCCCGCCACTACCGCCGGATCGCCGCCGCCTCCCCCGTACCCGTCGTGGCGTACGACCTCCCGATGGCCGTCCACACCAAACTCCCCGCCGACCTGGTCCTGGAACTCGCCGCCGACGGCGTGCTGGCCGGGCTGAAGGACTCCAGCGGCGACCTGGGCGGCTTCCGCACCGTCGTGACCGGCGCCCGCACCCATCCCGGACTCACCGGCTTCAGCGTGCTGACCGGCTCCGAGGTGATCGTCGACGCGGCGCTCGCGCTGGGCGCGGACGGGGCGGTGCCCGGCCTCGCCAACGTCGACCCGCACGGCTACGTCCGCCTCTACCGGCTCTGCCGCGCGGGCGACTGGGACCGGGCCCGTGCCGAACAGGAGCGGCTGTGCGGACTGTTCGGCATGGTGGGCGTCGGCGATCCGGCGCGGATGGGTGGTGGCTCGTCGGCGCTCGGTGCGTTCAAGGCGGCGCTGCATTTGCGGGGGGTCATCGCTTGTGGGGCGACGGCGGAGCCGCAGGTGCCGTTGGCGGAGGACGAGGTGGAGCGGGTGGGGAAGCATCTTGCTGCGGCGGGGTTGCTTTGA
- a CDS encoding ABC transporter ATP-binding protein — MSALVELSDTHVVHKARSGGLFTRDRVYALTGADLAIAPGETVGVVGESGCGKSTLAKVLVGVQRPTSGTVSFRGRDLWSMAPAERRATVGRHTGMIFQDPSTALNRRLTVRQILRDPMDVHRQGTAKERDARVRELMSLVGLPKALTDALPGQLSGGQRQRVAIARALALDPDLVIADEPTSALDVSVRAQILNLLLDLKERLGLALVFVSHDIQTVRRMSDRVITMYLGRIVEEAPAERVTEGSRHPYTRALFSATPGLLHPIEPIPLVGPVPSATHPPSGCPFRTRCWKADGQCADTMPEFSVASTPVHRFRCHHPVEEGRPTRDLVG, encoded by the coding sequence GTGAGCGCGCTCGTCGAGCTGTCCGACACGCATGTCGTCCACAAGGCCCGCAGCGGCGGCCTGTTCACCCGGGACCGGGTGTACGCCCTGACCGGCGCCGATCTCGCCATCGCGCCCGGCGAGACGGTCGGCGTCGTCGGCGAGTCCGGGTGCGGCAAGTCGACGCTGGCGAAGGTGCTGGTCGGCGTGCAGCGGCCGACGTCCGGCACGGTGTCCTTCCGGGGCCGTGACCTGTGGAGCATGGCGCCCGCCGAACGCCGGGCGACGGTCGGCCGGCACACCGGCATGATCTTCCAGGACCCGTCCACCGCGCTGAACCGGCGCCTGACGGTCCGGCAGATCCTGCGCGACCCGATGGATGTGCACCGGCAGGGCACAGCGAAGGAACGGGACGCCCGGGTACGGGAGTTGATGTCCCTGGTCGGCCTGCCGAAGGCGCTGACCGACGCGCTCCCCGGCCAGCTCTCCGGCGGCCAGCGGCAACGCGTCGCCATCGCCCGGGCCCTCGCGCTCGACCCCGATCTCGTGATCGCGGACGAACCGACCAGCGCCCTCGACGTCTCGGTGCGCGCCCAGATTCTGAATCTGCTGCTCGACCTGAAGGAGCGCCTGGGTCTCGCCCTGGTCTTCGTCTCGCACGACATCCAGACGGTACGGCGGATGAGCGATCGGGTGATCACGATGTACCTGGGCCGGATCGTGGAGGAGGCACCGGCCGAGCGGGTGACGGAGGGTTCCCGGCACCCGTACACCCGTGCCCTGTTCTCGGCGACCCCCGGGCTGCTGCACCCGATCGAACCGATCCCGCTGGTCGGACCGGTGCCGTCGGCGACCCACCCGCCGAGCGGGTGCCCCTTCCGGACCCGCTGCTGGAAGGCGGACGGTCAGTGCGCCGACACGATGCCCGAATTTTCCGTTGCGTCCACTCCTGTGCACCGCTTCCGGTGTCACCATCCAGTGGAGGAGGGCCGACCGACCCGCGACCTCGTGGGCTAA
- a CDS encoding RICIN domain-containing protein, producing MPPKPSKSPQRFSETFAGRPARSPRGLAPGRRVWISLGWAGAVAAVCALAIPLVGSGAPASDNGTEVTAASGNSATSPAPSPTPSPESPRPSRTPAKTTKETGIPDLAQAPNHPGTVATVTATASSKPPTAKQKPAPETRRTPESTTPAQDFSRPVGQISGHYDGFVGKCVQLVGSALQLYGCDGGSDQQWQFAADGTLRKDGRCLSLAGRSTSDGTRVVMASCDSTTVTQWRYSAAYDIVNVAADKCLDVANAATTDGSPLQIAWCSGNAAQKWTVP from the coding sequence ATGCCCCCGAAGCCCTCGAAATCCCCGCAGCGCTTCTCGGAGACCTTCGCCGGCCGACCCGCCCGCTCGCCCCGCGGTCTCGCGCCCGGGCGACGGGTCTGGATCAGCCTGGGCTGGGCCGGTGCCGTGGCCGCCGTCTGCGCCCTCGCCATCCCGCTGGTAGGCAGCGGGGCCCCTGCCTCGGACAACGGCACCGAGGTGACCGCGGCGAGCGGCAACTCGGCCACGTCGCCCGCTCCGTCGCCCACGCCCTCCCCCGAGTCCCCGCGCCCCTCCAGGACCCCGGCGAAGACCACGAAGGAGACCGGGATCCCGGACCTCGCTCAGGCCCCGAACCACCCGGGCACCGTAGCCACCGTCACGGCCACCGCGAGTAGCAAGCCACCCACCGCCAAGCAGAAGCCCGCCCCCGAGACCAGGCGCACCCCCGAATCCACCACCCCCGCCCAGGACTTCTCCCGCCCCGTCGGCCAGATCTCCGGCCACTACGACGGTTTCGTCGGCAAGTGCGTCCAACTCGTCGGCAGCGCCCTCCAGTTGTACGGCTGCGACGGCGGCTCCGACCAACAGTGGCAGTTCGCCGCCGACGGCACCCTCCGGAAGGACGGCCGCTGTCTCTCCCTGGCCGGCCGCTCCACCAGCGACGGCACCCGGGTCGTCATGGCCTCCTGCGACTCGACCACGGTCACCCAGTGGCGCTACAGCGCCGCCTACGACATCGTCAACGTCGCCGCCGACAAGTGCCTCGACGTCGCCAACGCCGCCACCACCGACGGCTCTCCGCTCCAGATCGCCTGGTGCTCGGGCAACGCGGCCCAGAAGTGGACGGTCCCCTGA
- a CDS encoding serine/arginine repetitive matrix protein 2: MADFSIDYSALHTVQKKMHDLADQADSGGATGAFKEVGEDTSSERRAVFGDSGLSSAFNLFYRRSSSRTKQAKDGLGQLADVFSSVANTFFDADAQLSSAAGLMGSSIGLDEWKNDTAAYEAWQEDKTAWDAYLDKIGAGEYFDQHPDADIGEVCRADGAPSWCETWQNDEDAPDPPGPAPEKPSADPPTEYTYEDEHGTVEVKVELNDQHDVMKETSTITTPDGQSYTSVTTYDSAPKIIDPEGNGTKDAFDARDYTMVTTYADGSKTTSVFAISDDGSGTMTSTDQDGKVTVSTRSGPDAEWVTPEDDEE; this comes from the coding sequence GTGGCGGACTTCTCCATCGACTACTCGGCCCTGCACACGGTCCAGAAGAAGATGCACGACCTGGCCGACCAGGCCGACTCGGGCGGCGCGACCGGGGCGTTCAAGGAGGTGGGCGAGGACACCTCCAGCGAGCGCCGGGCGGTCTTCGGCGACTCCGGTCTCTCCTCCGCGTTCAACCTCTTCTACCGCCGCTCCAGCTCCCGTACGAAGCAGGCCAAGGACGGGCTCGGCCAACTGGCCGACGTCTTCAGCTCCGTCGCCAACACCTTCTTCGACGCCGACGCCCAACTCTCCAGCGCGGCGGGGCTGATGGGCTCCAGCATCGGCCTCGACGAATGGAAGAACGACACGGCGGCTTACGAGGCCTGGCAGGAGGACAAGACCGCCTGGGACGCCTACCTCGACAAGATCGGCGCCGGCGAGTACTTCGACCAGCACCCGGACGCCGACATCGGTGAGGTCTGCCGGGCGGACGGCGCCCCGTCCTGGTGCGAGACCTGGCAGAACGACGAGGACGCCCCCGATCCGCCGGGCCCCGCGCCGGAGAAGCCCTCCGCCGACCCGCCGACCGAGTACACCTACGAGGACGAGCACGGGACGGTCGAGGTCAAGGTCGAGCTGAACGACCAGCACGACGTCATGAAGGAGACGTCGACGATCACCACCCCCGACGGCCAGTCCTACACGTCGGTCACCACGTACGACTCCGCCCCGAAGATCATCGATCCGGAGGGCAACGGCACCAAGGACGCCTTCGACGCCCGCGACTACACCATGGTCACCACCTACGCGGACGGTTCGAAGACCACCAGCGTCTTCGCGATCAGCGACGACGGCTCGGGAACCATGACGAGCACCGATCAGGACGGCAAGGTCACCGTCTCCACCCGCTCCGGCCCGGACGCGGAATGGGTGACCCCCGAAGACGACGAAGAGTAG
- a CDS encoding right-handed parallel beta-helix repeat-containing protein: MTDRTIRVAPKGRGTHRSIASALAAAPAGAVVTVAPGEYEETLRLDRRVTLEPEYGPGSVVLRAPAGIALTVTAPECLLTGLVLRGADPVEALIRVEDAAGLSLEDCRLGHGRIEVLGSPDGSGAVANAALDLDSDLAAELADPLGGGVLVLRGTRLSGAQHTALHLAGDARARVEDTVIESVDGIGAVLSGTAVLLAERLRIQANSGSAVRVRGGSRLLVRDARLVGAGRNGVLVQDTAEALLDGCRIEGVARSGVQVSHEARAELTDCRITGAGGHGLEAGDASRLTVRGCHVLDPAGHGLLAAGGTTVTLTDSLFARTGGSALHLDERAVAVVTGCRVSGSGEHALVAAGTTQAEVTRTTLAGARACGAQVDGEAQVVLAAVRVEDGETGVRVRSGRQSQLLDCSVTGQRRGGVELAADAVAVLRGTRIAEVGGAGVTVDTGARLVMEGGSVSGSGAGGLVLGRKAQAEVRGVRIEGTGKNGILVGEESGGTFDHCDVSATAFPALHMARGATPRFRGCRVFDCGHDAQLAEGAEPEFEDCAAIRVGTALLPTLSDLPTAPATPRTPAGTPATPAGPATGTPGLAQHGEPEPEPETLEDLLAELNELVGLDGVKRDVGGMVKLMQTVRLREQAGLPAPPLSRHLVFAGNPGTGKTTVARLYGRLLKALGLLARGHLVEVDRSALVGEYVGHTGPKTTEAFHRARGGVLFIDEAYALVPAGSANDFGGEAIATLVKLMEDHRDEVVVIAAGYPDDMDRFIGSNPGLSSRFTRSLVFADYSTAELVSIVEHHAQRHRYELSTAARKALAEHVELIPRNDRFGNGRTARQLFQTMTERQAMRVAELTAPEAAQLVLLDEQDLPQPTTPA; this comes from the coding sequence ATGACGGACCGGACCATCAGGGTCGCGCCCAAGGGCCGGGGCACGCACCGCAGCATCGCCTCGGCGCTCGCCGCCGCGCCCGCGGGCGCGGTCGTCACCGTCGCGCCCGGCGAGTACGAGGAGACCCTGCGGCTCGACCGGCGTGTCACGCTGGAGCCGGAGTACGGCCCCGGCTCGGTCGTCCTGCGGGCCCCCGCGGGCATCGCCCTCACCGTCACCGCCCCGGAGTGCCTGCTGACCGGCCTGGTGCTGCGCGGCGCCGACCCCGTGGAGGCGCTGATCCGGGTCGAGGACGCCGCCGGGCTCAGCCTGGAGGACTGCCGGCTCGGCCACGGCCGCATCGAGGTGCTCGGCTCCCCGGACGGCTCCGGAGCCGTCGCCAACGCCGCCCTGGACCTGGACAGCGACCTCGCCGCCGAGCTGGCGGACCCGCTGGGAGGCGGAGTCCTGGTGCTGCGCGGGACCCGGCTCAGCGGCGCCCAGCACACCGCGCTGCACCTCGCCGGGGACGCACGCGCCCGCGTCGAGGACACGGTGATCGAGTCGGTCGACGGCATCGGCGCCGTACTGTCCGGCACGGCCGTGCTGCTCGCCGAGCGGCTGCGGATCCAGGCGAACTCCGGATCCGCGGTGCGGGTGCGCGGCGGTTCACGGCTGCTGGTGCGCGACGCGCGCCTGGTGGGCGCCGGACGCAACGGCGTCCTCGTCCAGGACACCGCCGAGGCGCTGCTGGACGGGTGCCGGATCGAGGGCGTGGCCCGCTCCGGTGTCCAGGTCTCGCACGAGGCCCGGGCCGAGCTGACCGACTGCCGGATCACCGGGGCGGGCGGCCACGGCCTGGAGGCCGGCGACGCGTCCCGGCTGACGGTACGCGGCTGCCATGTGCTGGACCCGGCGGGCCACGGACTGCTCGCGGCCGGGGGTACGACGGTGACGCTGACCGACTCGCTGTTCGCCCGCACCGGCGGCTCGGCCCTGCACCTGGACGAGCGGGCGGTCGCGGTGGTGACCGGCTGCCGGGTGTCCGGCAGCGGGGAGCACGCCCTGGTGGCCGCCGGGACCACGCAGGCCGAGGTCACCCGGACCACGCTGGCCGGGGCGCGGGCGTGCGGAGCGCAGGTGGACGGCGAGGCACAGGTGGTGCTGGCCGCCGTACGCGTGGAGGACGGCGAGACGGGCGTACGGGTGCGCTCCGGCCGTCAGTCGCAGCTCCTGGACTGCTCGGTGACCGGCCAGCGGCGGGGCGGTGTCGAGCTGGCGGCCGACGCGGTCGCCGTGCTGCGCGGCACCCGGATCGCCGAGGTGGGCGGCGCGGGCGTGACCGTCGACACCGGGGCCCGGCTGGTCATGGAGGGCGGCTCAGTCTCCGGGTCGGGGGCCGGCGGCCTGGTCCTGGGGCGGAAGGCACAGGCCGAGGTGCGGGGCGTACGGATCGAGGGCACCGGCAAGAACGGCATCCTCGTCGGCGAGGAGTCCGGCGGCACCTTCGACCACTGCGATGTGTCGGCCACCGCGTTCCCCGCGCTGCACATGGCCCGGGGCGCCACCCCGCGATTCCGGGGCTGCCGGGTCTTCGACTGCGGTCACGACGCGCAACTCGCCGAGGGCGCCGAGCCGGAGTTCGAGGACTGCGCCGCGATCCGGGTCGGCACGGCCCTGCTCCCGACGCTCTCGGACCTGCCGACGGCCCCCGCCACACCCCGCACACCCGCGGGAACCCCGGCCACCCCCGCCGGGCCGGCGACCGGCACCCCCGGCCTGGCCCAGCACGGCGAGCCCGAACCCGAGCCGGAGACCCTGGAGGACCTGCTCGCCGAGCTGAACGAACTCGTCGGCCTGGACGGCGTCAAACGCGACGTCGGCGGCATGGTCAAGCTGATGCAGACCGTACGGCTGCGCGAGCAGGCGGGCCTGCCCGCCCCGCCGCTCAGCCGCCACCTGGTCTTCGCCGGCAACCCCGGCACCGGCAAGACGACCGTCGCCCGCCTCTACGGCCGCCTCCTCAAGGCCCTCGGCCTGCTCGCCCGCGGCCACCTGGTCGAGGTCGACCGCAGCGCCCTCGTCGGCGAGTACGTCGGCCACACCGGCCCGAAGACCACCGAGGCCTTCCACCGCGCCCGGGGCGGCGTCCTCTTCATCGACGAGGCGTACGCCCTGGTCCCGGCCGGGTCCGCGAACGACTTCGGCGGCGAGGCGATCGCCACCCTGGTCAAGCTGATGGAGGACCACCGGGACGAGGTCGTCGTCATCGCCGCCGGATACCCGGACGACATGGACCGCTTCATCGGCTCCAACCCCGGCCTGTCCTCCCGCTTCACCCGCAGCCTGGTCTTCGCCGACTACTCCACGGCCGAACTGGTCAGCATCGTCGAGCACCACGCCCAGCGCCACCGGTACGAACTCAGCACGGCCGCCCGCAAGGCGCTGGCCGAGCACGTCGAACTGATCCCGCGCAACGACCGGTTCGGCAACGGCCGCACGGCCCGCCAGCTCTTCCAGACCATGACGGAACGCCAGGCCATGCGGGTCGCCGAGCTGACCGCGCCCGAGGCGGCACAACTCGTACTGCTGGACGAGCAGGACCTGCCCCAACCCACCACACCCGCCTGA
- a CDS encoding FtsK/SpoIIIE domain-containing protein → MNLILTTADPAGRRVDHLLDLPEGATVGDLGAALEAGPLYLGDRLLGPDLPIGASGIREGVVVGLGAPVPARTAARAWEPPSCDPELVEIRHVSGPGAGRSWRLGPGSHEAGTDRGCALRLDGGGAPEQGVWITVGTDGTVTYRLPGDADQDRCGLRSLTPPPPVDPETGTPLTAEEPAGPQDGGPGGHTPQPARPGPDGLPQQPPPPPVGWLPPPDDGSQAWPAYADLSLGDHLLRLSPLFDPDAAVNPSADGLAIEYNRPPRIAPHLDSEQIRMQGPPGERGSRPFPVLMMLMPLVMGLVLMSLFRSFYFIIFIFFTPMMAVSNWIMGRRTGRKQQEEALRIYRLRRASLELEMRDATVAERQLRNITFPDPATVLLTATGPGSLLWQRRRRDPDHLTLRLGTVTRPSLKRIDDQARESNHRQVHWRLADVPFGVELADFGVVGLSGAGETPRTVACWAVAQAAVLHSPRDLRIVVLTDDAHADAWNWVRWLPHLRPDRRGSVIALGNDPESTAHRVSELIADIQARTSAAGSALGHTLLREPDVLVVLDGARRLRDVPGVVQLLTGGPGVRIFSLCVDERERLLPEECTAVITTEGNRLTVRASGVPSVEDIRADLVGADWCEEVARALAPVRDVTVDSDSGLPSDVRLLPLLGQEPPDPAAIVASWARRPASTAFTLGAGYEGELRLDLVRDGPHGLIGGTTGSGKSELLQTMIASLAAVNRPDELAFVLVDYKGGSAFRECAELPHTLGMITDLDGHLVQRALASLDAELRRRERVLADVEAKDHPEYRAKRARDPKLPALPRLLLVIDEFATLVRELPEFVPGLISLAQRGRSLGLHLVLATQRPGGSVSNEIKANTNLRIALRVTDRSESQDIINAPEAASISPSTPGRALIRRGAGAPTPFQTAWVGAERAGAATPESVTPSRPVRGVELTWNRLGRPADLAAEDEHETFEYRTGGEEPVTDLSALVEAVGRAAELLDDYKPQRSPWLPPLAETVPMESLPPCPPPEPGGLPLVPYALMDVPQLQQQRLGTIDFASFGHLYVIGSPRSGRTQVLRTVAGSAALVIPSSDLHIYGIDAAGGGLAALESLPHCGAVVSRHDTERLERLISRLTAELTARQRLISQHGAPGIGELRAKLPKDRRPARLLLLIDGWDALSAMLDDYDGGRLYSEVVRLLREGAAAGIHVIATSERILLGGRLAAHNDSRFLLKQADLSDYNIAGMGRGKVPAHIPPGRGWHAPSGVEAQIALLPAEDGADQGEALAEIGRRTTARDSAIPVVRRPFRIEELPSLIGFQEAVDRVPESRRRPLWALVGIGGDTAEPLGFDFAAGGGSFVVAGPPRSGRSTTLASMCVSLLMGGTALVVLAPRDSQLRQLAAHDLAQVITDHDPSADAVTQALRAVSGKPVVVVVDDADLLLACGADKVLRQVATSGRDRQQGLLLAGLPESMSSLGWVGMARRSRRGILLGPKSIGEGDLIGVRISSEQVRTPLAPGRGWTASEAGAPIAVQVPLTVLDG, encoded by the coding sequence TTGAACCTCATCCTCACCACCGCCGACCCGGCCGGGCGCCGGGTGGACCATCTGTTGGATCTGCCCGAGGGCGCCACGGTCGGCGACCTCGGTGCCGCTCTGGAGGCCGGGCCGCTGTATCTGGGCGACCGGCTGCTCGGCCCCGATCTGCCCATCGGTGCCAGCGGCATCCGTGAGGGGGTCGTGGTCGGCCTGGGCGCCCCCGTGCCGGCCCGCACCGCCGCCCGCGCCTGGGAACCGCCGTCCTGTGACCCGGAGTTGGTGGAGATCCGGCATGTGAGCGGGCCCGGTGCCGGGCGGTCCTGGCGGCTGGGGCCCGGCAGTCACGAAGCCGGCACGGACCGGGGCTGCGCCCTGCGGCTGGACGGCGGGGGCGCGCCCGAGCAGGGCGTGTGGATCACCGTGGGCACGGACGGCACGGTGACCTACCGGCTGCCCGGCGACGCCGACCAGGACCGCTGCGGGCTGCGCAGCCTGACCCCGCCGCCGCCCGTCGACCCGGAGACCGGGACCCCGCTGACCGCCGAGGAACCGGCGGGCCCGCAGGACGGCGGCCCCGGCGGGCACACCCCGCAGCCCGCCCGGCCCGGCCCGGACGGTCTGCCGCAACAGCCCCCGCCACCCCCGGTCGGCTGGCTTCCGCCGCCGGACGACGGCTCGCAGGCCTGGCCCGCCTACGCCGACCTGTCGCTCGGTGACCATCTGCTGCGGCTGAGCCCGCTGTTCGACCCGGACGCGGCCGTGAACCCCTCGGCCGACGGCCTGGCCATCGAGTACAACCGGCCGCCGCGCATCGCCCCGCACCTGGACAGCGAGCAGATCCGGATGCAGGGTCCGCCCGGCGAACGCGGCTCACGGCCGTTCCCTGTGCTGATGATGCTGATGCCGCTGGTCATGGGTCTCGTCCTGATGAGCCTGTTCCGCTCCTTCTACTTCATCATCTTCATCTTCTTCACGCCGATGATGGCGGTCAGCAACTGGATCATGGGCCGCCGTACCGGGCGCAAGCAGCAGGAGGAGGCGCTGCGCATCTACCGGCTGCGCCGCGCCTCCCTGGAGCTGGAGATGCGCGACGCGACCGTGGCGGAACGGCAGTTGCGCAACATCACCTTCCCCGACCCGGCCACCGTCCTGCTCACCGCCACCGGCCCCGGCAGCCTGCTGTGGCAGCGCCGCCGCCGCGACCCCGACCACCTCACCCTGAGGCTCGGCACGGTCACCCGCCCGTCCCTCAAGCGCATCGACGACCAGGCCCGCGAGTCCAACCACCGCCAGGTGCACTGGCGCCTGGCCGACGTGCCGTTCGGCGTCGAACTGGCCGACTTCGGCGTCGTGGGCCTGTCCGGTGCCGGCGAGACCCCTCGTACGGTGGCCTGCTGGGCCGTCGCGCAGGCCGCGGTCCTGCACAGTCCCCGGGACCTGCGGATCGTCGTCCTCACCGACGACGCGCACGCGGACGCCTGGAACTGGGTGCGCTGGCTGCCACACCTGCGGCCCGACCGCCGCGGCTCGGTCATCGCGCTCGGCAACGACCCGGAGAGCACGGCCCACCGCGTCAGCGAACTGATCGCCGACATCCAGGCGAGGACGTCCGCCGCCGGCTCCGCGCTGGGCCACACCCTGCTGCGCGAACCGGATGTGCTGGTCGTCCTCGACGGTGCCCGTCGGCTGCGGGACGTGCCCGGCGTCGTCCAGCTGCTGACCGGGGGACCCGGTGTGCGGATCTTCAGTCTGTGCGTGGACGAACGCGAACGGCTGCTGCCCGAGGAGTGCACCGCCGTCATCACGACGGAGGGCAACCGGCTGACCGTACGGGCGTCCGGGGTGCCCTCCGTGGAGGACATCCGGGCCGACCTGGTCGGCGCCGACTGGTGCGAGGAGGTCGCCCGCGCTCTCGCGCCCGTGCGGGACGTCACGGTCGACAGCGACTCCGGGCTGCCCTCCGACGTACGACTGCTGCCGCTGCTCGGCCAGGAACCGCCCGACCCGGCCGCGATAGTGGCGAGCTGGGCCCGTCGGCCCGCCTCCACCGCGTTCACGCTCGGCGCCGGATACGAGGGCGAGCTCCGCCTCGACCTGGTCAGGGACGGGCCGCACGGGCTGATCGGCGGCACCACCGGCTCCGGCAAGTCCGAGCTGCTGCAGACCATGATCGCCTCACTGGCCGCCGTCAACCGGCCCGACGAACTGGCCTTCGTACTGGTCGACTACAAGGGCGGCAGCGCCTTCCGCGAGTGCGCCGAACTCCCGCACACCCTCGGCATGATCACCGACCTGGACGGTCATCTGGTGCAGCGGGCCCTGGCCTCGCTCGACGCCGAACTGCGCCGCCGCGAACGCGTGCTGGCCGACGTCGAGGCCAAGGACCATCCCGAGTACCGGGCCAAACGGGCCCGCGACCCGAAGCTGCCCGCGCTGCCCCGCCTGCTCCTGGTCATCGACGAATTCGCCACCCTCGTACGGGAGTTGCCCGAGTTCGTGCCGGGCCTGATCAGCCTCGCCCAGCGCGGCCGCTCGCTCGGCCTGCACCTCGTCCTGGCCACCCAGCGGCCCGGTGGCTCGGTCAGCAACGAGATCAAGGCCAACACCAACCTCCGGATCGCCCTGCGGGTGACCGACCGCTCCGAGAGCCAGGACATCATCAACGCCCCGGAAGCGGCCAGCATCTCGCCCTCCACCCCGGGCCGTGCCCTCATCCGGCGCGGCGCCGGCGCCCCCACCCCGTTCCAGACGGCCTGGGTCGGCGCCGAGCGCGCCGGCGCCGCCACGCCCGAATCGGTGACGCCCTCCCGTCCGGTCCGAGGGGTCGAGCTGACCTGGAACCGGCTGGGCCGCCCCGCCGACCTGGCCGCGGAGGACGAGCACGAAACCTTCGAGTACCGCACCGGCGGCGAGGAACCCGTCACCGACCTGAGCGCCCTGGTCGAGGCCGTCGGCCGGGCCGCCGAACTCCTCGACGACTACAAGCCGCAGCGCAGCCCCTGGCTGCCCCCGCTGGCCGAGACCGTCCCCATGGAATCCCTGCCGCCCTGCCCGCCGCCCGAACCCGGTGGGCTGCCGCTGGTGCCGTACGCCCTCATGGACGTCCCGCAGCTCCAGCAACAACGGCTCGGCACGATCGACTTCGCGAGCTTCGGCCACCTCTACGTCATCGGCTCGCCCCGCTCCGGGCGCACCCAGGTCCTACGGACCGTCGCGGGCTCCGCCGCCCTCGTCATCCCCAGCTCCGACCTGCACATCTACGGCATCGACGCAGCCGGCGGCGGTCTCGCCGCCCTGGAGTCCCTGCCGCACTGCGGAGCGGTCGTCTCGCGGCACGACACGGAACGCCTGGAGCGGCTGATCTCCCGCCTGACCGCGGAGTTGACGGCCCGTCAGCGTCTGATCTCGCAGCACGGCGCCCCCGGCATCGGCGAACTGCGCGCCAAACTCCCCAAAGACCGCCGTCCGGCCCGACTGCTGCTGCTCATCGACGGCTGGGACGCGCTCAGCGCGATGCTCGACGACTACGACGGCGGTCGGCTGTACTCCGAGGTCGTACGGCTGCTGAGGGAGGGCGCTGCGGCCGGCATCCACGTCATCGCCACCTCCGAGCGCATCCTGCTGGGCGGCCGCCTCGCCGCCCACAACGACAGCCGGTTCCTGCTCAAGCAGGCCGACCTCAGCGACTACAACATCGCCGGCATGGGCCGTGGCAAGGTTCCCGCGCACATCCCGCCCGGCCGCGGCTGGCACGCCCCCAGCGGCGTCGAGGCCCAGATCGCCCTGCTGCCCGCCGAGGACGGCGCCGACCAGGGCGAGGCGCTGGCCGAGATCGGCCGTCGCACCACCGCGCGCGACTCCGCGATCCCGGTCGTCCGCCGTCCCTTCCGCATCGAGGAACTCCCTTCCCTGATCGGCTTCCAGGAGGCGGTGGACCGCGTCCCGGAGTCCCGGCGCCGTCCGCTGTGGGCCCTGGTGGGCATCGGCGGCGACACCGCCGAGCCCCTCGGCTTCGACTTCGCGGCCGGCGGCGGCTCCTTCGTGGTCGCCGGGCCCCCGCGCTCGGGACGTAGCACGACGCTCGCCTCCATGTGCGTGTCCCTGCTGATGGGCGGCACGGCACTCGTCGTCCTGGCGCCGCGCGACTCGCAGCTGCGGCAGCTCGCCGCGCACGATCTCGCCCAGGTCATCACCGACCACGACCCCTCGGCGGACGCGGTCACCCAGGCCCTGCGCGCGGTCTCCGGGAAGCCGGTGGTCGTCGTCGTGGACGACGCGGACCTGCTCCTGGCGTGCGGGGCCGACAAGGTGCTCCGGCAGGTCGCCACTTCGGGGCGCGACCGACAGCAGGGCCTGCTGCTCGCCGGACTGCCCGAGTCGATGAGTTCCCTCGGCTGGGTCGGTATGGCCCGCCGTTCGCGGCGCGGCATCCTGCTCGGGCCGAAGTCGATCGGGGAGGGCGACCTCATCGGGGTGCGGATCTCCTCCGAGCAGGTCCGCACACCGCTGGCCCCCGGCCGCGGCTGGACGGCGAGCGAGGCGGGCGCCCCGATCGCGGTCCAGGTGCCGCTCACGGTGCTGGACGGCTGA